The following proteins are co-located in the Heliorestis convoluta genome:
- a CDS encoding diguanylate cyclase domain-containing protein — MGRAKNCILIVDDSEDVRRLLQEMLRREDYDVIVVESAQKGIALLSENTVDLILMDVLLPAMNGLEACQLIKSMPEWRHIPIIMVTDLEDMEELDRAFSAGAIDYITKPIKKVELLARIRSALALKKEMDERKARETELLAVNGLLEKAIEKLKTLSSLDGLTELPNRRRFDEYLHTEWKRAYRNNIPISLIMLDIDHFKAYNDSYGHLGGDECLKEISRILNKKVRRPGDLVCRYGGEEFAIVLPETNLHGAEVLAENIRKSIEQRKIFHNSSPIHNVVTVSVGVATKIPQLITSWNDLILSADQALYKAKNQGRNRVVLAN, encoded by the coding sequence ATGGGCAGAGCAAAGAACTGCATCCTAATTGTTGATGACTCAGAAGATGTTCGACGCCTTCTCCAAGAAATGCTTCGTCGGGAAGATTACGATGTAATTGTTGTTGAATCAGCTCAGAAAGGAATTGCTTTATTATCAGAGAACACTGTAGATCTCATTCTAATGGATGTCCTTTTACCAGCTATGAATGGACTAGAAGCGTGCCAGTTGATCAAGTCCATGCCAGAGTGGCGTCACATACCCATTATTATGGTCACAGACTTAGAAGACATGGAAGAGCTTGATCGCGCTTTCTCTGCAGGTGCGATTGATTATATTACCAAGCCGATCAAAAAGGTGGAGCTCTTAGCGCGCATTCGTTCAGCACTCGCACTAAAAAAAGAAATGGACGAACGCAAAGCGCGAGAAACAGAACTACTCGCAGTCAATGGACTATTAGAAAAAGCAATCGAAAAACTAAAGACACTCTCTTCTCTTGATGGATTAACAGAATTACCCAATCGGCGACGCTTTGATGAATACCTACATACAGAATGGAAAAGAGCGTACCGAAATAACATACCTATTTCCTTAATTATGCTAGACATTGACCACTTCAAAGCCTATAACGACAGCTATGGCCATCTAGGTGGAGATGAGTGTCTAAAAGAAATATCCAGAATATTGAATAAAAAAGTGCGTCGTCCAGGAGATCTTGTTTGTCGCTATGGCGGAGAAGAATTTGCCATAGTACTACCAGAAACCAACTTACATGGCGCGGAAGTGCTTGCTGAGAACATAAGAAAATCTATCGAACAAAGGAAGATTTTCCACAATAGCTCTCCCATTCATAATGTCGTTACAGTCAGCGTTGGTGTAGCTACCAAAATACCACAGTTAATTACAAGTTGGAATGACCTAATCCTAAGTGCAGATCAAGCCTTGTATAAAGCGAAAAACCAAGGTCGAAACCGTGTAGTTTTAGCGAATTAA
- a CDS encoding P-II family nitrogen regulator: protein MKMIRAIIRPERAEAVAEALSEEGLNSLTKMHVFGRGKTKGMRIGDIVYDEFPKVMLLMVVEDGMADKAIETIVNISKTGAMGDGKIFITPVEEAYTVRTGERGL, encoded by the coding sequence ATGAAAATGATTCGAGCAATCATCAGGCCTGAACGGGCAGAAGCTGTAGCAGAGGCACTTTCCGAAGAGGGTTTGAACTCTCTCACGAAAATGCACGTCTTCGGGCGGGGTAAGACAAAAGGCATGCGCATTGGCGACATTGTCTATGATGAGTTCCCCAAAGTAATGCTGCTCATGGTTGTAGAAGATGGCATGGCTGACAAAGCCATCGAAACCATCGTCAATATCTCAAAGACAGGTGCCATGGGAGATGGCAAAATCTTTATCACTCCCGTTGAAGAAGCATACACCGTAAGAACGGGGGAAAGGGGGCTCTAA
- a CDS encoding P-II family nitrogen regulator has protein sequence MKEITAFIRRHQVPATKKALEEAGFAALTIQSVEGRGKQKGIGGWAAEIDPELNTVEAGLQLQGEPEIKWIPKRMLTIIVQDDQVESAVAAIMAANRTGHIGDGKIFVSSMEEILRVRTEESGVEAVS, from the coding sequence ATGAAGGAAATAACTGCCTTCATCAGGCGCCACCAGGTTCCTGCAACCAAGAAGGCTTTAGAAGAAGCCGGTTTTGCCGCTTTGACCATCCAGAGTGTTGAAGGTCGAGGCAAGCAAAAAGGAATAGGCGGCTGGGCTGCTGAGATAGACCCAGAGCTTAACACCGTAGAAGCAGGCCTCCAACTTCAAGGCGAACCGGAAATAAAATGGATTCCCAAAAGAATGCTCACCATCATCGTACAAGATGATCAAGTGGAAAGTGCTGTTGCAGCCATCATGGCTGCCAACCGAACAGGCCATATTGGAGATGGCAAGATATTCGTATCTTCAATGGAAGAAATCCTTCGTGTTCGTACGGAGGAAAGTGGTGTCGAAGCGGTTAGCTAA
- the nifH gene encoding nitrogenase iron protein — protein sequence MRQIAIYGKGGIGKSTTTQNTVSALAEMGKKVMIVGCDPKADSTRLILNAKAQATVMDLARDRGTVEDLELEDVLLQGYAGIRCAESGGPEPGVGCAGRGVITAINFLEENGAYTPDLDYVFYDVLGDVVCGGFAMPIRENKAQEIYIVTSGEMMAMYAANNISKGILKYASSGKVRLGGLICNSRKVDKEYELIDELAKRLGTQMIHFLPRDNQVQRAELRRQTVIEYSPEHPQADEYRALARKIDENKNLVIPSPLSVDELEDLLLDYGILEDEETAAAKLA from the coding sequence ATGCGTCAAATAGCCATTTACGGTAAAGGTGGAATTGGTAAGTCCACCACCACCCAAAACACAGTCTCTGCGCTGGCAGAGATGGGAAAAAAAGTGATGATTGTGGGTTGTGACCCTAAGGCAGATTCGACAAGGCTAATCCTGAATGCCAAAGCCCAGGCCACTGTTATGGATCTTGCTCGTGACCGTGGTACCGTCGAAGACTTAGAGTTAGAAGATGTCTTACTACAAGGTTACGCGGGTATCCGTTGTGCGGAATCAGGCGGTCCAGAACCGGGTGTTGGTTGTGCTGGACGTGGTGTTATCACAGCCATTAACTTCCTCGAAGAAAACGGTGCCTACACGCCTGATCTAGACTATGTATTCTACGATGTCTTAGGTGATGTTGTTTGCGGTGGTTTCGCAATGCCCATCCGTGAGAACAAGGCGCAAGAAATTTACATCGTTACCTCCGGTGAAATGATGGCCATGTACGCGGCCAACAACATCTCCAAAGGTATTTTGAAATACGCTTCTTCCGGGAAAGTTCGTTTAGGCGGTCTCATCTGTAACAGCCGAAAAGTTGATAAAGAATATGAACTTATTGATGAGCTAGCCAAACGTCTCGGTACCCAAATGATTCATTTCCTCCCACGTGACAACCAAGTTCAAAGAGCGGAGCTTCGTCGTCAAACTGTTATCGAGTACTCCCCAGAGCATCCACAAGCAGACGAATACAGAGCACTCGCCAGAAAAATTGACGAAAACAAAAATCTAGTTATCCCATCACCACTTAGCGTTGACGAGCTCGAAGATCTACTTCTTGACTACGGTATCTTAGAAGACGAAGAAACAGCGGCAGCGAAACTAGCTTAA
- the nifD gene encoding nitrogenase molybdenum-iron protein alpha chain has translation MVDDILSAYPEKARKMRAKHIVVKDEGCTTCAIKSNSKTIPGVMTARGCAYAGSKGVVFGPVKDMIHISHGPVGCGYYSWSTRRNLAAGERGVDNFVPFQFTSDFTENDIVYGGDKKLETLIREIKELFPKVKGISIQSECPVGLIGDDIESVARKMSKELDMPIVPVRCEGFRGISQSLGHHIANDAIRDHMIGKKERADVGPYDVALIGDYNIGGDAWATKTILEEMGLTVTNIWTGDGTAEMLQTAHQTKLNLIHCYRSMNYICKHLEEEYGTPWMEFNFFGPTKIEESVLQIAERFDEKIMKKAKAVIAKYKPQMEKVIEQYRPRLEGKKVMLYVGGLRPRHIIGAYEDLGMEVIGTGYEFAHKDDYDRTIPEMGNATVIYDDVTAYEFEEFVKRLKPDLIGSGIKEKYVFEKMAVPFRQMHSWDYSGPYHGYDGFPIFARDMDMAINSPTWALSQAPWKKSAKEV, from the coding sequence ATGGTCGATGATATTTTATCGGCCTACCCGGAAAAAGCCAGAAAAATGAGGGCCAAACACATCGTCGTTAAGGATGAAGGCTGCACCACCTGTGCAATTAAGTCCAACTCCAAAACGATTCCCGGTGTCATGACGGCTCGCGGTTGTGCCTACGCCGGATCAAAAGGTGTTGTTTTTGGTCCTGTTAAAGATATGATTCATATCTCCCATGGTCCTGTTGGTTGCGGTTACTATTCCTGGTCCACCCGACGGAACCTGGCTGCTGGTGAACGAGGGGTCGATAACTTCGTCCCCTTCCAATTCACCTCTGATTTCACCGAAAATGACATCGTCTATGGCGGTGACAAAAAGTTAGAAACCCTAATCAGAGAGATCAAAGAACTTTTCCCAAAAGTCAAAGGCATCTCCATTCAGTCAGAGTGTCCTGTCGGTTTGATCGGTGACGACATAGAATCGGTCGCTAGGAAGATGAGCAAAGAACTAGATATGCCTATTGTGCCTGTTCGTTGTGAAGGTTTCCGTGGCATTAGCCAATCTTTAGGACATCATATTGCCAACGATGCCATCCGCGACCATATGATCGGAAAAAAAGAAAGAGCCGATGTCGGTCCCTACGACGTGGCTTTAATCGGTGACTACAATATCGGTGGTGACGCTTGGGCCACGAAAACAATTCTAGAAGAGATGGGTCTTACTGTAACCAACATCTGGACCGGTGATGGTACCGCTGAAATGTTGCAAACAGCCCATCAAACAAAGCTCAACTTGATTCACTGCTACCGCAGTATGAACTACATCTGCAAACACCTCGAAGAAGAATATGGTACTCCTTGGATGGAGTTTAACTTCTTTGGTCCTACTAAGATAGAAGAATCTGTCCTTCAAATTGCCGAGCGTTTTGACGAAAAGATCATGAAAAAGGCCAAAGCCGTTATTGCCAAGTATAAGCCACAAATGGAAAAAGTAATCGAACAGTATCGCCCTCGCCTAGAAGGGAAAAAGGTTATGCTCTATGTCGGTGGCTTGAGACCACGTCACATCATCGGAGCATACGAAGACCTGGGTATGGAAGTAATCGGTACAGGTTACGAATTTGCCCACAAAGATGATTACGACCGCACCATCCCCGAGATGGGCAATGCCACTGTTATTTATGACGACGTAACGGCCTACGAATTCGAAGAGTTTGTAAAACGGCTAAAGCCAGACTTGATTGGTTCTGGTATCAAAGAAAAATATGTCTTTGAAAAGATGGCCGTTCCTTTCCGTCAAATGCACTCCTGGGATTACTCCGGTCCCTACCATGGCTATGATGGATTCCCCATTTTCGCTCGTGACATGGATATGGCCATCAACAGTCCAACCTGGGCTTTATCGCAAGCGCCCTGGAAAAAAAGTGCGAAGGAGGTGTAG
- the nifK gene encoding nitrogenase molybdenum-iron protein subunit beta, whose product MSVDTTCCNNSCDNQAISEWIKSEEYKEKNFSREALTINPSKACQPLGAMLCALGIEGCLPFVHGSQGCAAYFRNNLSRHLREPVPTVSDSMTEDAAVFGGQANMIDGLKNAHALYHPAMMAVFTTCMAEVIGDDLKAFITNARNQGAIPEDFPIAFAHTPSFVGSHITGWDNMFKGLLQSLADPRHGKWTNGRLYLVPGFDAYPANLREYRRLVDAMGIPVTILPDASEPMDAPHTGEYELYPGGTPMAELADALNASGFVFMQKYSTQNSFKFVKNVQKINTEVVTMPIGIKNTDNFLMALTEMTGKAVPAELERERGRAVDAATDAHQYIHGRRFALFGDPDLLIGLVGFLLEMGGMPVHIVCTNGNAKFKKEMDALLASSPFGSEGKVYIGKDLWHLHSLLMTEPVDMLIGDSHGKYLAKDAGIPLARVGFPLTDRVNLHRSPIVGYQGAINLISLIANTFIEELDRTCSDERFELLR is encoded by the coding sequence ATGAGCGTCGATACGACTTGCTGTAACAACAGCTGTGACAATCAAGCGATTTCCGAATGGATTAAGTCAGAAGAGTACAAAGAGAAAAACTTTAGCCGTGAAGCCTTGACGATCAACCCGTCCAAAGCTTGCCAACCCCTAGGCGCGATGCTCTGTGCCCTTGGCATCGAAGGCTGCCTTCCTTTTGTACACGGTTCTCAAGGTTGTGCCGCCTACTTCCGGAATAACTTGAGCCGCCACCTCCGTGAGCCTGTTCCGACCGTCTCTGATTCCATGACAGAAGACGCTGCCGTATTCGGAGGGCAGGCCAACATGATAGATGGGCTAAAAAACGCCCATGCACTCTACCACCCTGCCATGATGGCTGTCTTTACCACCTGTATGGCTGAAGTTATCGGCGATGACTTGAAAGCTTTTATCACCAACGCCCGCAACCAAGGTGCCATTCCTGAAGACTTTCCCATTGCCTTCGCTCACACACCTAGTTTTGTGGGTTCCCACATTACAGGCTGGGATAACATGTTCAAAGGATTGCTACAATCCTTGGCCGATCCTCGCCACGGTAAATGGACCAACGGAAGACTCTATCTGGTACCTGGCTTTGATGCTTATCCAGCCAACTTGCGAGAATATCGTCGTCTCGTAGATGCCATGGGCATTCCTGTCACCATCCTTCCTGATGCAAGTGAACCCATGGATGCGCCCCATACGGGAGAATACGAGCTTTACCCAGGCGGCACACCCATGGCAGAGCTTGCCGATGCATTGAACGCTTCTGGCTTCGTCTTCATGCAGAAGTATTCAACCCAGAATAGCTTTAAGTTTGTCAAAAATGTTCAGAAGATCAACACCGAAGTTGTCACCATGCCAATTGGTATTAAGAACACCGATAACTTCTTGATGGCTCTGACAGAAATGACAGGCAAAGCTGTACCTGCTGAATTAGAAAGAGAGCGTGGTCGTGCAGTGGATGCTGCCACAGACGCGCACCAATATATTCACGGACGCCGTTTCGCACTCTTTGGAGATCCGGACTTGCTGATCGGACTCGTAGGATTCTTGCTCGAAATGGGCGGCATGCCAGTTCATATCGTATGCACCAACGGAAACGCAAAATTCAAGAAAGAAATGGATGCCCTCTTAGCCAGCAGCCCTTTTGGCTCAGAAGGAAAAGTATACATTGGCAAAGACCTCTGGCACTTACATTCTCTCTTAATGACAGAACCTGTTGACATGCTCATTGGTGACTCCCATGGAAAATACCTAGCCAAAGACGCCGGAATCCCTTTGGCTCGCGTAGGTTTCCCTTTAACAGACCGTGTCAACTTACACCGCTCTCCGATTGTTGGTTACCAGGGTGCAATCAACTTAATCAGCTTGATTGCCAACACCTTCATTGAAGAGCTAGACAGAACCTGCTCCGATGAAAGGTTCGAATTGCTCCGCTAA
- the nifE gene encoding nitrogenase iron-molybdenum cofactor biosynthesis protein NifE, whose protein sequence is MFVNLSKLHLKEECPLEDKGAPKLCMKALPGEGAERSCAFDGARVVLMPIADAAHIVHGPIACAGNSWDNRGARSSGPQLYRRGLTTDLHEMDVVYGGEKKLEKAIVEVAYTHQPKAIFVYASCVSALIGDDIDKACQEAQKEVSVPVIPVNAPGFMGDKNIGNRVSGEVLLQQVIGTAEPEEDHPFAINFIGEYNIAGDLWGILPSLDALGIKLLSSISGDGRFDDIRKAHRAKLNVLVCSKSLTNLVKKMEQKWGMPYIEGSFYGIHDTSETLRMIAQMLGDQSLIERTEKHIAEQEEKTRQIIDPYKKKLAGKRAVLFTGGVKTWSMVTTLKELGIEVLAGGTQNSTPEDFLRMKALMDPEAQIIEDTSAAGFLTLIAEKKPDLIVAGGKTKYLAHKTRTPFLDINHGRSLPYAGYRGMVTFAEAVHRTVFSPVWEKLRQSFPPGGEAR, encoded by the coding sequence ATGTTTGTCAATCTCTCTAAACTTCATCTCAAAGAAGAATGTCCTCTCGAAGACAAAGGAGCCCCCAAGCTCTGCATGAAAGCCCTGCCGGGTGAAGGCGCTGAAAGAAGCTGTGCTTTTGATGGCGCAAGAGTTGTTCTCATGCCGATTGCTGATGCCGCTCACATCGTTCACGGTCCCATTGCCTGTGCCGGGAATTCTTGGGACAACAGAGGTGCCCGTTCTTCGGGTCCACAACTGTACCGCCGAGGTCTTACTACAGACTTACATGAAATGGACGTTGTCTACGGCGGTGAGAAAAAATTAGAAAAAGCCATTGTCGAAGTAGCCTACACTCATCAGCCAAAAGCAATTTTTGTCTATGCCAGCTGTGTATCTGCCCTCATTGGCGACGATATCGATAAAGCTTGCCAAGAAGCACAAAAAGAAGTTTCCGTACCTGTTATTCCTGTAAATGCCCCAGGCTTTATGGGAGACAAAAACATCGGCAACCGGGTTTCTGGTGAAGTGCTATTACAGCAAGTTATTGGTACAGCCGAACCAGAAGAAGACCATCCTTTTGCTATCAACTTTATCGGTGAGTACAACATTGCCGGGGATCTCTGGGGTATTCTACCTTCCCTTGATGCATTGGGAATCAAGCTTCTCTCATCTATCAGCGGTGATGGCCGCTTTGACGATATTAGAAAAGCTCATCGCGCCAAACTGAATGTCCTTGTATGTTCCAAAAGTTTGACCAACTTGGTAAAGAAGATGGAACAAAAGTGGGGCATGCCTTATATAGAAGGATCTTTTTACGGGATTCACGACACAAGCGAAACCTTGCGAATGATAGCACAGATGCTGGGAGATCAAAGTCTGATCGAAAGAACAGAAAAGCATATTGCTGAACAAGAAGAAAAAACACGCCAAATTATTGACCCCTACAAGAAAAAGTTAGCCGGGAAAAGAGCCGTCCTCTTTACAGGGGGCGTAAAAACTTGGTCCATGGTCACAACGTTGAAAGAACTGGGGATTGAAGTTCTTGCCGGTGGGACGCAGAACTCGACGCCAGAAGATTTTCTGCGCATGAAAGCTCTCATGGATCCAGAAGCGCAGATTATCGAAGACACCAGTGCGGCAGGCTTTTTAACACTGATCGCTGAGAAAAAGCCCGACTTAATTGTAGCTGGCGGTAAAACAAAATATCTGGCCCATAAGACAAGAACACCCTTTTTAGATATTAATCACGGCCGTAGCTTGCCCTATGCAGGTTATAGAGGCATGGTCACTTTCGCAGAAGCCGTTCACCGCACTGTATTCAGCCCCGTCTGGGAAAAGCTCCGCCAATCTTTTCCACCAGGAGGTGAAGCAAGGTGA
- the nifN gene encoding nitrogenase iron-molybdenum cofactor biosynthesis protein NifN, which translates to MKAPIKLKQRSYSGNPQKNSPALGATIAYMGVDGLLALLHGSQGCSTFIRLQLSRHFKEPIPLNSTALLEDTAIFGGWDHLKKGIAKGADKFKPQIIGVMSSGLTETFGDDMVSALAAMRQERTDLADLPVVLTRTADYVGSLQEGYQLATLSLLKTLTVEKVPKEGQTVALFPGAHFTPADVEELKEVLTLFGLKSLVLPDISTSLDGHAELEPAPVVQGGITLEEIKKIPGAVAAFSFGTSMAVVGQKLQEMHGIAHCNIPSLTGLEAVDNFYLKLSEISGKPIPTQLLRQRSRLLDTLADYHDALAEKRISIALESDLLLSLSGCLQEVGAHINIALTATPLQEAFIPENLPIAVGDLEHLEERAAGSHLIIANSNARQVAVPWKIPHLRAGLPVFDRAGIPQKVWIGYRGTQRFIFDVLNTMSSQ; encoded by the coding sequence GTGAAAGCTCCAATCAAGCTAAAACAGCGTAGCTATAGTGGTAATCCACAAAAAAACAGTCCTGCTCTTGGTGCTACCATTGCCTATATGGGCGTCGACGGTCTCTTAGCACTCTTGCACGGATCACAAGGATGTTCAACTTTCATCCGACTTCAGCTCTCAAGGCATTTCAAAGAGCCTATTCCATTGAATTCAACAGCCCTATTAGAAGATACAGCCATCTTCGGTGGCTGGGATCATCTCAAAAAAGGAATTGCCAAAGGTGCTGATAAGTTCAAACCACAAATTATCGGCGTTATGAGCTCAGGCCTCACCGAAACTTTTGGCGATGACATGGTAAGCGCTCTTGCGGCCATGCGTCAAGAAAGAACGGACCTAGCGGACCTTCCAGTCGTTCTGACACGAACAGCCGATTACGTAGGTTCTTTGCAGGAAGGGTATCAGTTGGCTACACTATCCCTGCTAAAAACCCTAACGGTGGAAAAAGTTCCAAAAGAAGGGCAGACTGTTGCTCTGTTTCCAGGTGCCCATTTCACCCCGGCTGACGTAGAAGAATTAAAAGAAGTTCTGACCTTGTTCGGGCTCAAAAGCCTTGTCTTGCCAGACATCTCCACTTCCCTCGATGGTCACGCCGAATTGGAACCGGCGCCCGTTGTGCAAGGTGGAATTACCCTAGAAGAAATCAAAAAAATTCCTGGCGCTGTAGCAGCATTTTCTTTCGGCACAAGCATGGCTGTAGTTGGCCAAAAGCTTCAAGAAATGCATGGAATTGCCCATTGCAACATTCCATCGCTAACAGGCTTAGAAGCCGTCGATAACTTTTATCTAAAGCTTTCTGAAATATCTGGAAAGCCAATTCCAACACAACTGCTACGCCAGCGCAGTCGCTTGCTCGATACTTTAGCCGATTACCACGATGCACTGGCTGAAAAACGAATTTCCATTGCTTTAGAGTCTGACTTACTCCTCTCTTTAAGTGGCTGCTTACAAGAAGTAGGCGCTCATATCAACATAGCTCTCACTGCCACACCCTTACAGGAAGCATTCATTCCTGAAAATCTGCCCATTGCTGTCGGTGACTTAGAACATCTAGAAGAAAGAGCGGCCGGAAGCCACTTAATTATAGCCAACTCTAACGCTCGTCAAGTTGCTGTCCCCTGGAAAATACCGCACTTGCGAGCAGGCCTGCCTGTCTTTGATAGAGCAGGCATCCCTCAAAAAGTATGGATTGGTTATCGAGGAACACAACGATTTATCTTTGATGTCCTTAACACCATGTCATCTCAATAA
- the nifX gene encoding nitrogen fixation protein NifX, with the protein MLVAFASKSMKTIDSHFGLAESFAIYKVTAEKIESLGVTACPQGEAGDEDKVESKLNLLKNCSVVYCTQIGGPAAARLVQSNIHPLKVPEGRPIQDELERLQLLLATNPPPWLVKKIKKEQEKEA; encoded by the coding sequence ATGCTTGTAGCCTTTGCCTCAAAAAGTATGAAAACAATTGATTCTCACTTTGGGCTTGCTGAGTCTTTTGCTATCTATAAAGTAACAGCAGAAAAAATTGAGTCACTCGGTGTTACAGCTTGTCCGCAAGGAGAAGCTGGCGACGAAGACAAGGTGGAAAGCAAGCTTAACTTGCTGAAAAACTGCTCTGTTGTCTACTGTACGCAAATCGGAGGCCCTGCTGCAGCGCGGTTGGTGCAATCCAACATACACCCCTTAAAAGTACCAGAAGGAAGACCTATCCAAGACGAGCTAGAGCGACTGCAACTCTTATTGGCTACCAATCCACCTCCTTGGCTGGTAAAAAAAATAAAGAAAGAACAAGAAAAGGAGGCCTAA
- a CDS encoding 4Fe-4S dicluster domain-containing protein yields the protein MSKYVTGLTYGGQEWTPQFITEVDPMKCMGCGRCVKVCAQKSLGIDMFEDEDDMQRMVAIVANQDSCSGCQACGRVCVKHCHRFEPKLA from the coding sequence ATGAGCAAGTATGTGACCGGATTGACTTATGGCGGTCAAGAATGGACCCCCCAATTCATCACAGAAGTGGATCCTATGAAATGCATGGGCTGTGGACGCTGTGTAAAAGTTTGCGCACAAAAAAGCTTGGGCATTGACATGTTTGAAGATGAAGACGATATGCAACGAATGGTAGCCATTGTAGCCAACCAAGACAGCTGTTCAGGCTGTCAAGCCTGTGGTCGTGTCTGTGTAAAACACTGTCATCGCTTTGAGCCCAAGTTGGCCTAG
- a CDS encoding radical SAM protein yields MGCQGGSCGSEKKSSLANHPCFSPHGHGKTGRIHLPVAPGCNISCGYCVRKFDCANESRPGVTSRVINPEQALWRVEKALAGSMGPYLAVVGIAGPGEPLANPNTFRTLRLVKEKYPHMMLCVSSNGLLLTEKVEELIEIGISHITVTLNSLRPETGAAIYPYVYWKGEKLTGLAAAERLIEQQLKGIEKAAQAGLLVKVNTVVIPGINDEQIEEIAEKVKSLGAAVLNLMPLINQGIFAHLEPPTVTEMTQHRQKVATILPQIAHCRQCRADAIGLI; encoded by the coding sequence ATGGGATGTCAAGGTGGTTCCTGTGGTTCAGAAAAAAAATCGTCGCTGGCGAATCATCCCTGTTTTTCCCCTCACGGTCACGGAAAAACAGGACGGATTCACCTCCCCGTAGCACCAGGTTGTAACATTTCTTGTGGTTACTGCGTACGCAAATTTGACTGCGCCAACGAGTCTAGACCCGGTGTTACCAGTCGAGTCATCAACCCGGAACAAGCACTCTGGCGTGTCGAAAAAGCATTGGCTGGCTCTATGGGGCCTTACCTGGCTGTCGTTGGCATTGCAGGCCCAGGAGAGCCATTGGCCAATCCCAATACATTCAGAACATTGCGCCTGGTCAAAGAAAAGTATCCTCATATGATGCTTTGTGTCAGCTCGAACGGACTTTTGCTTACAGAAAAAGTAGAAGAGCTTATAGAGATTGGCATTAGCCATATCACCGTAACCTTAAATAGCCTGCGCCCAGAAACAGGTGCAGCCATTTATCCCTATGTATACTGGAAGGGAGAAAAGCTCACTGGATTGGCTGCTGCAGAGCGACTGATTGAACAACAATTAAAAGGAATTGAAAAAGCAGCGCAGGCCGGTCTGCTTGTTAAAGTCAACACTGTTGTCATCCCTGGTATCAATGACGAGCAAATCGAGGAAATCGCAGAAAAAGTGAAAAGCCTTGGTGCAGCTGTCTTAAATCTAATGCCTTTGATCAACCAAGGAATATTTGCTCATTTAGAGCCTCCAACGGTTACTGAAATGACGCAACATCGACAAAAAGTGGCCACCATTCTTCCTCAGATTGCCCATTGTCGCCAATGTAGAGCCGATGCCATTGGGCTCATCTAG